The Candidatus Caldatribacterium sp. nucleotide sequence AAGTTCCTCAGAGACCTCAACCTTGCCCTTGTGTGCGTCGATGAGCCCAATCTTCCCTGGACCGTTCCACCCTTTTTCGAGACCACCCACACCGTGGCGGTCGTCCGCTTCCACGGCAGGAACGAGAGAGCATGGCAAGAGAGGAACCTCCCCGTATGGGAGAAGTTCCGCTACCTCTACTCAAAAGAGGAGCTCCGGGAGTGGAGGGACCGAATCCTCTCGAAGCTCCCTGAAAAAACTGAGGTCTTCGTCATGTTCAACAACTGCTACCGGGATTTCGCCGTGCGGAACGCCTTAGAGATGAAAAAGCTCCTTGGAGAAGGTGGTGCCCATGCATGACTTTTCAGGAAAAAATGTCGTTGTCACCGGAGGCGCCCAGGGGATAGGGAGAGCCATTGCAGAGGCTTTCCTTGAGGCTTCTGCCTCGGTGGCCATCTGGGACGTGGATGAGGAAGCCCTCGGGGAACTCGAGGAAACCTGGAAGGAATGGAAGAATCGGTGCGTTCTTGTAACCTGCGACGTTTCTTCTCTTTCCGACGTGGAAAAAGCGGCCCGAAAAGTCCGGGAGAGCATGGGATTCGTTGATGTTCTTGTCAATAACGCTGGGATCTTCATCGGGAAACCCCTTGAGGAGCTTACGGAGGAAGAATGGGACCGGGTCCTCGGGGTGAACCTGAAGGGCATCTTTCTTGCCACCAAGTACCTCCTGCCTCTTTTTCGGGAAAACGGGGCCATCATCAACATCGCCTCCACAAGAGCCCTCATGTCCGAGCCCCATACCGAACCGTACTCGGCCTCAAAGGGCGGAGTCCTTGCCCTGACTCACGCTCTGGCGATTTCCCTGAGCGAGCGGAAAATCCGGGTGAACGCCATAAGCCCCGGGTGGATTGAGACTTCGCTCTGGAAAAAGTGTTCCCTCCGGAAAGAGCCATCCCTCCGCCCCATCGACCACCTCCAGCACCCCGCAGGACGGGTGGGGACCCCGGAGGACATTGCCGCTGCGTGCCTCTTCCTTGCCTCACCCGCTTCGGGCTTCATCACCGGAACGAATCTCATTATCGATGGGGGCATGACGGTAAAGATGATCTATGCCCCCTGAGGGGGAGGAAAGCGCATGGAAATTTTCGACGTATCCTTGGAGATTGCCGAGGACATGCCCACCTATCGGGGGAGAAAGGAGAAACCGAAAATTGAGCG carries:
- a CDS encoding SDR family oxidoreductase, with amino-acid sequence MHDFSGKNVVVTGGAQGIGRAIAEAFLEASASVAIWDVDEEALGELEETWKEWKNRCVLVTCDVSSLSDVEKAARKVRESMGFVDVLVNNAGIFIGKPLEELTEEEWDRVLGVNLKGIFLATKYLLPLFRENGAIINIASTRALMSEPHTEPYSASKGGVLALTHALAISLSERKIRVNAISPGWIETSLWKKCSLRKEPSLRPIDHLQHPAGRVGTPEDIAAACLFLASPASGFITGTNLIIDGGMTVKMIYAP